The window AACCTACAGTAAATCATGTCATCATTCTTCAAGTATAAAGATTATGCATGTCAtgatatttcaagtttagaaactAAGCACATGAATATTTTTTGACAGTTCCATAAGataaaattacaaaactaaaacttaaattcataaaatttcaaataagcTTAGTTTTAGAATTTTGActcaaaaaagtataaaaatagaaaattatctAAAAACCAATTCAAATAAAAGTTTAAATCAATGGTTTAAGCCCTTATAATGCGTTGTATACTCAATCACACACCCTCACATAAAGGTCATATGGGTTAAAAGTATGGTTTAGCACTTGCTCTCCACATACTTGACGCTTAatatttcattttcaaattagAGATAGATTATGAAAATCCAACCCGTGACCATCAGTCACGTTACGTTGGCTTCCAATACAATAGCTATGAAAataatcaactcaactaaaagttaaaGACTGATGCTTACAATTTAAGGTGATTAAGAGAATCAAAATCAGGGATGTTATCCTTTCCAAAGCGCTCCAAAACTTCCTCCCTTGCTTTAGTTTGCCAATCTTGATATTGACTTAATAGAAGCATAGTCCATGTAAAGTAAGGCAGCAGTGGTGTCTTCCAACCAAATGAAACAATTTACACTCCTCAATTACATCAGTCattgtcatcccacttccatgtTCTTTGATCTCCTTTTCATTAGATTCCAACATTATACCTAGAAGGTCATTCTTGTACTTGTAGTTCCCTGTTTTTAGTGATTGCTTCCTTTTCTCTATTTAGTCCATCACTATTACTCTTATTTGCCTTTCCATCTCCATCTTCTTTCGATTCATTTTTGTTGGAATATACCTTTATTTAACGATCAAGGAAAGTTTAAACATTCACGACGTAAAAAATGAGGTATACATAATTTATAAACCAAAGAGATATAATTTCAAAACCATACATACACTCATGGGAGGAATGACTCtaatgacttataaagtgtacgcaaataaaatattccaaCAAAATAGGAGGGGAAGTTCAAAGAGTGAGTATAGGGGTCCTATTTATATTTTgatgtttagaaaaataaggaCAGTTGATGACCATTTAAAAATTAACAGAAGACAAAAATATTATGGTAAGTCTCAAACCCATAACCCAAACTATCACAAGAAGACATGCTACTAACTGATTTACGCTTTGGTGAACCTTtttgaattttagaaaaatttaagcgaaaaaataaaaaaatgaagcaAATAAGCGAAAATGTAAACgtttcccaaaagtaagcgtccgaaccccaaagctgtgctttggagctgttcgcagttagtaactgcgaacagctataaaagacaaaagagctgttcgcagttactaactgcgaacagctataaaagacaaaagagctgttcgcagttagtaactgcgaacaatctgttttgtcttttatatctgttcgcagttactaactgcggacaaataattaatttttttttttcctttatttttgagttgttgtttgttgtaattgcactagagacattagaataggtaattacaagtcgatgtatttttaaggcggcatgattcatcgccaaaactccgatcattcataagtcaaagtTTGGGGcttatgataaagtaattaaacatgtatatacaacaaaatatacacaaatgtttgaaatatacaagtcaattaaaatatatatatatatatgtacatagtcgaaccaaatacacaaaaggtaatcgttaacgctcacgaaccctcatctaccctatccaactgagttggtctccttcgcctcctacgatagaaaGAGGCGTTCGCGTGACGCTCTagcagtggaggggactggtactgtgatggctgtgatggcccagcctgcgaggtccccgcagcGTCAACGGGATATGAATGATCaatctcctccaaatggtagtcataagAAGGAGAGCATGCCATGTGCGTATGGGAGATAGTCGGTGAGTGTTgtgcagcgacttccggtatgaagtgctggaactgcgagccgacgagcatgccatgcgcaatctccctcaccggctcctcctGGCTGTACCGAATCATGtttgccgcaccttgtgcctgcaattaatatttagataatgtaacattttattatttaattggcaacttaatcaaataaatgcaaatgaagacttacaaattgggtcatcgtaggcgcagcaggtgcgtaatgtgctgcttcCAAGATgacacgtggtgtcatccatcggcgcgtaatggagaggaaccacggcatatagtcaggtgtagtaggtgcgccgacaacatcgatcggcgcaccttgtgccagcagctcaagtctatgatcccaacgagcgatgtggcgcccgttgatctccatccagttaGCCCCAGCTTGATTTCTTCGCGAAATTTGGTGCAGCCggggttcagtgtcacaaggcggtggaatgccctgtaccaacctatattggcgcattacgcgctctggtagatgtacttcgacaatgtcgaagcatatgagtggcacagaagcccttcACGCCCCGgaatgaatccccgagtgttcgggtacagctgcgtaggcttccgctgggtatgggtcccacaaaaactaaaatacatgttatgaaaaaggtaagtgatatgttgattaaattgtactaatgttaatgagtactgaaatgtttacctggttgggtcgtagTAGGTCTAAttgatctcggtagaatccAAGACCGCTGTCGGTGTGCTTGCGCGTCCGGCGGGCAAAATTCCACCTCGAACCATACGCAACATCTAGGCCTGGTTGTGGTGGAGGAGCagtatcaccacgaccaacggttctgtaaggttggccgataagaatatgctcccacgcccacagtTAACGATCGCAAATGTTATTAATATGTTATTAACCAAATGTGGATGAGAAtgaaatgttattgttattacctgtaatataacatattaccttcAGTTACAGATATTATtgtagaataatatatacaacatattaccttgagttacaAGTTCTAGTGTTATAACCTTCGCTCCCACAACGACGACAATTAGATCGATATGGTCTAGCCTCATCCATTTCGTTGAGAAATCTCTTAGACTTAGGCCTTCCTTTACCACGAATTTGATTGGGATCGtgtctaagttcaaagcccgtgtattgcggtcatgacctcttatcgatcattggcatgaagtaatgttcgtatgtacttgcataactttgaCTAGTATAGCACGGATCCACGAACCTCCCAAATGAAAGGTGTCGTTTCATGCACACAGCAAGTATGATAAgcattaggtggttgccactccggctcttccatggttgctaaaataccagcgtgtctatcagaaataacgcatagccccatcctctgtgtgacatgcttaTGAATACAGGACATGAACCAGGACCACGCACTTATGTTCTCCTTCTCTACCAATGCGAAGGCCaatggaaagattcccttatcaccatcttgggcaatggcagtcaataaggtatggcgatatttaccatacaagtgtgtgccgtcaat of the Amaranthus tricolor cultivar Red isolate AtriRed21 chromosome 6, ASM2621246v1, whole genome shotgun sequence genome contains:
- the LOC130814908 gene encoding serine/threonine-protein phosphatase 7 long form homolog, with the protein product MRQYRLVQGIPPPCDTEPRLHQISRRNQAGANWMEINGRHIARWDHRLELLAQGAPIDVVGAPTTPDYMPWFLSITRRWMTPRVILEAAHYAPAAPTMTQFAQGAANMIRYSQEEPVREIAHGMLVGSQFQHFIPEVAAQHSPTISHTHMACSPSYDYHLEEIDHSYPVDAAGTSQAGPSQPSQYQSPPLLERHANASFYRRRRRRPTQLDRVDEGS